The region TCTCCAGAAACAAATGCACGCTTCCCCACCCTTCTGTAGGAAACACCTGAGATACTTAGCTGCCAAGAAGCTCGTTTTCACCATTTTCACCACCGGCTGAGTTTGTTCAGGAACAATTGTTGCTTTAGTAAATCACACATAAGATCttctgtgttccacctgtgctgAAAACTACTCTGCCCCATTCAAGTCAGGACCTGGACCCCTCAGTGTTTTCAGAAAACTGTTGGACCGGAGGCTTTGCAGGCATCAGCTCATTGCTTCAACTCTATATCAAGTGTAAATCTTAACACAGAGGTGTTGAAAGACTGGCAGACAAAAACCGCTGCCTCATTCAAAGAGGGTGATCCTTGAGGCTGGAGTCTGGGAGGATCTTATTGTTAGGCAGCAGCAGGCCGGCCCCCTCCATGAATATGACCCAAAAGAAGCACCACCAGCTCTACAGCTGGCTCGGTCCCTGTCGTGAAGAACCAGCAGCGTTGTGAGTCGCCTCAGGCTTTAAATCCAAAATTGTCCTCTTCACTTGAACGTTATCATCCTCTTTGAAGAACTCTTTttcaaaaaaaaggagaaaaataaaaaagattacTGTCATTTCCTCAGCGTCAACATGGCGTTGACGTCCCACAGCAGGTTCCTCATCTGATCCATCAGCACCTTCATCTCCTGGTTCTTCTGGCGCACCTTCTGGAAGTGAGCAAGAAAGACATCAAAACATTTACAACCATTTAGGCTGAATAATACGAATGGTGTAGAAATTAAACCTCCACTGATATGGTAGTAAATAAACAACCTTCTGGGATCATTTCTGATTATTTTGCCTCTGTCTGCCTTGAGGCAACTGTTAACCCCCCTTTAAATCATCTcattagaataaaaaaaatccatattcATAGAcaaaaatatgcacattttGAAAGCATTACCCACACCTGAAGCGTGGCGTCCACTCTGTACTCAGTGTGTGACAACACTGCCACCTAGAGGCATTTGTGGAGAGGCTACACTAAGACCTCTGGACACAGAGCTGATATCTTTGCAGGAACCAAAGAAAGACACACAGGATAGTCATCAGGCTTGAAAAGctcacctctcacacacacacacacacacaccacacacacacacatatatatataaatgtatgtatatataatatatatgtatatataaaataGCTTGCTATGCCAGATTGGGAAACTCCTTAGCAGTAGCCAACCAAAAACTGTCCAAAGGTAAATCTGCAAAGCTCAGCTTTAAACCACGGTTTAGCTTCAGTTCAGTtagttcctcctgctcctgtagTCATGTCCTTTCCACCACCTGATGCTGAACTAATAGGTCCTGAATCCAGTCAAGGCATTCAGTGGAGGCAGAAGAGAAACAATCATCACTAATTCTCTTGTCCAAAATTACAAAATAATTAGCTACCTGCTGCCACCTACTGATATGGAGGAGTACTACATGGCTACTCTGCTGATTCCTGAGTAGTCCGCAGAGACTCTCAACAACGGCACATTATTAGGAGATAATAACTAATTCattttcaaaaaatattttagaCCAGTTACGTGAGATTATATAATGTCCCACAGCACACCAGACAAAATCTCAAGGCACAGTGGTTAAAAAAGACTGGtctaaatgatttttaaaaagccagaagtaaattgttttatatttatacttAATCTAGAAATAGTGACTGACAAACATCCAGCCATTCATTTAGATATGTATcttctagggttagggttagggttagggttagggttagcttttCCCTCAACAGGGTCATTTGGAGCTGTTAATGAGTTTCAAAGGAAGATCAACAGGAACATACCTCGAGAACCTCTGATTTCTCCTGGCTGATAGCAGGGCTGCAGGACTCCATTCTGACAGAAACCAACTCCTCTCCAACAAATGGCACAAGCTAAAGAGACAAAGGACACACAGGGAGTCAGACAGGACGGAGGACTGAAGGGGTTGTCAAGACGTGAAGACGGCCTACTGTGTTTTCAGTTTTAATTCAGGGGTGTAACAGAAACAAAAGGCTTTACAGAGAGGCAGCTACTCCCTGGAAGGCAGGAGCAAACCTCTACAATAACTAATAATAACTAGAAGCAGTCAACTTCCTGACCTCTGCCGGGCCCTCCTGCAGATCAGCCGTCATCTCCACACAGCGTTCATACAGGAGCCGCAGCTTTCTGAAGAACAGAGAAAGCTGCCGCAGGTGTTCCTGGAGCTTTCCAAAGCGATCTTGGTACATCGCCTGGCTTTGGGTCACACCATTAGGAAGCTGAATCAAAGACACAAAGTATATCCCAATAAATGACCAATCAGAGTCATCAATATTTCTGGGTCGGTGTGtc is a window of Takifugu flavidus isolate HTHZ2018 chromosome 21, ASM371156v2, whole genome shotgun sequence DNA encoding:
- the zgc:114119 gene encoding mediator of RNA polymerase II transcription subunit 30-like, with protein sequence MAASLPQKPGMGGMPPQQQPHLPPGAAPGPGQQPMPPQGALREISPEFLCRIGQETVQDIVTRTMEIFQIARATQLPNGVTQSQAMYQDRFGKLQEHLRQLSLFFRKLRLLYERCVEMTADLQEGPAELVPFVGEELVSVRMESCSPAISQEKSEVLEKVRQKNQEMKVLMDQMRNLLWDVNAMLTLRK